The following proteins are co-located in the Pseudomonas sp. ATCC 13867 genome:
- a CDS encoding metal-dependent hydrolase, with product MNDHHHQLVQRKVQFDYSDSPLHWIPGEAEASHTINVIHMMLPAGELWFCRLYNKALPFVKEGNLRDDVQGFIRQEAMHARAHSGALERYLNHHGIDSTRYLKVMDYLFEQLLSDTPLGLTLFNRTAWLKRWWIGQRCAIVAAVEHFTCVLGKWILEADALDRAKADPVLLDLFRWHGAEEVEHRNVAHDLHVHLGGSFVSRQLWMFVVLPLIIYLFAFGTRTLSRQDPSIARPRSFAAIWRDGSRNGVLPKISSVATSFLRYFKPWYHPDHEANTQEALDYLARSPAASRAARAS from the coding sequence ATGAACGACCATCATCACCAGCTGGTGCAACGCAAGGTGCAGTTCGACTACAGCGACTCGCCCCTGCACTGGATTCCCGGCGAGGCCGAGGCATCCCACACGATCAACGTCATCCACATGATGCTGCCGGCCGGCGAGCTGTGGTTCTGCCGGCTGTACAACAAGGCGCTGCCCTTCGTGAAGGAAGGCAACCTGCGCGACGACGTGCAGGGTTTCATCCGCCAGGAAGCGATGCACGCCCGCGCCCACTCCGGCGCCCTGGAGCGCTACCTGAACCACCACGGCATCGACTCGACGCGCTACCTGAAGGTCATGGACTACCTGTTCGAACAGTTGCTCAGCGATACGCCGCTGGGCCTTACCCTGTTCAACCGCACCGCCTGGCTCAAGCGCTGGTGGATCGGCCAGCGCTGCGCCATCGTCGCGGCGGTGGAGCACTTCACCTGCGTGCTGGGCAAGTGGATCCTGGAGGCCGACGCGCTGGACCGCGCCAAGGCCGACCCGGTGCTGCTGGACCTGTTCCGCTGGCACGGCGCCGAAGAGGTGGAGCACCGCAACGTCGCCCACGACCTGCACGTACACCTGGGCGGCAGCTTCGTCAGCCGCCAGCTGTGGATGTTCGTGGTGCTGCCGCTGATCATCTACCTGTTCGCCTTCGGCACCCGCACCCTGTCGCGGCAGGACCCGAGCATCGCCAGGCCGCGCTCCTTCGCCGCGATCTGGCGGGATGGTTCGCGCAATGGCGTGCTGCCGAAGATCAGCTCCGTGGCCACCAGCTTCCTGCGCTACTTCAAGCCCTGGTACCACCCGGATCACGAGGCCAACACCCAGGAAGCACTGGACTACCTGGCCCGCTCGCCGGCCGCCAGCCGCGCCGCGCGCGCCTCGTAA
- a CDS encoding NAD(P)/FAD-dependent oxidoreductase: MPMGTYPLHPALSSRVERLPEQVDVVIAGSGIMGCATAWYLAGQGMSVLVLDKAGLASQQSTRAWGFVRQQARDPAEVPLMMAAIPLWERLEDELQLPLEWRQGGCLYLAETPEQQRKYEDWLKVAANFGLGTRLLGRSEVAQLMPSLADPALGALYTANDGQAEPRRVAPGYALRAIECGARFVEGCGVTGIDRAAGAICGVQTERGYVKTRQLLVCAGASSWRLVQSLGLELPQQAVRCTVSRTSPGPDVGAQSFIGHGIGFRQRADGSLNLADETQADIDLNFDYLRGARHYLPHLPANRASFSFKLNGALLHDLRQRLPGSERSVNGPVLGERDPQVKVNTSRVFAAQSNLAKAFPALRDVKVVESWAGLIDVLPDGIPVLDAPAEVPGLLVATGFCGHGFAMGPIIGQLMSQWILRGEPGMDLHAFRLRRFADGTAGKPYSLF; encoded by the coding sequence ATGCCGATGGGAACCTACCCGCTTCACCCCGCCCTTTCCTCCCGCGTGGAGCGCCTGCCGGAACAGGTGGACGTGGTCATCGCCGGCAGCGGCATCATGGGCTGTGCCACCGCCTGGTACCTCGCCGGCCAGGGCATGAGTGTACTGGTGCTGGACAAGGCCGGCCTCGCCAGCCAGCAATCCACCCGCGCCTGGGGCTTCGTCCGCCAGCAGGCGCGCGACCCGGCGGAAGTGCCGCTGATGATGGCGGCGATCCCGCTCTGGGAGCGCCTGGAAGATGAGCTGCAACTGCCGCTGGAATGGCGCCAGGGCGGCTGCCTGTACCTCGCCGAAACGCCGGAGCAGCAGCGCAAGTACGAGGATTGGCTGAAGGTCGCCGCCAACTTCGGCCTCGGCACCCGCCTGCTCGGCCGCAGCGAAGTCGCCCAATTGATGCCCTCCCTGGCCGATCCCGCACTCGGGGCGCTGTACACCGCCAACGACGGCCAGGCCGAACCGCGCCGCGTCGCCCCCGGCTATGCGCTGCGCGCCATCGAGTGCGGCGCGCGGTTCGTCGAAGGTTGCGGCGTCACCGGCATCGATCGGGCCGCCGGCGCCATCTGCGGCGTGCAGACCGAACGTGGCTATGTGAAGACCCGACAATTGCTGGTCTGCGCCGGCGCCAGCAGTTGGCGCCTGGTGCAAAGCCTCGGCCTGGAACTACCGCAACAGGCGGTACGCTGCACCGTCTCGCGCACCAGCCCTGGCCCCGATGTCGGCGCGCAGAGCTTCATCGGCCACGGCATCGGCTTCCGCCAGCGTGCCGACGGCAGCCTCAACCTCGCCGACGAAACCCAGGCCGATATCGACCTCAATTTCGACTACCTGCGCGGCGCGCGGCATTACCTGCCGCACCTGCCGGCCAACCGCGCGAGCTTCTCGTTCAAGCTCAACGGCGCGCTACTGCACGACCTGCGCCAGCGCCTGCCGGGTTCGGAGCGCAGCGTGAACGGCCCGGTACTGGGTGAGCGCGACCCTCAGGTGAAGGTGAATACGTCCCGGGTGTTTGCGGCACAGAGCAACCTTGCCAAAGCCTTCCCGGCCCTGCGCGATGTGAAGGTGGTGGAGAGCTGGGCCGGCCTGATCGACGTGCTGCCGGATGGCATCCCGGTGCTCGATGCGCCAGCGGAAGTGCCTGGCCTGCTGGTGGCGACCGGGTTCTGCGGGCACGGATTCGCGATGGGGCCGATCATCGGCCAGTTGATGAGCCAGTGGATACTCAGGGGCGAACCGGGGATGGATCTGCATGCCTTCAGGCTGCGGCGCTTCGCCGACGGCACGGCGGGCAAGCCCTACTCGCTGTTCTGA
- the rmuC gene encoding DNA recombination protein RmuC, giving the protein MLRERLANAQLAQDGLSAQAEADREAFQRLSGRHGELSAEVAALRREVELGKQERERLGAAEQDWQAERADKEAELRRLSAEHAALSAELREQQDNHQQRLGDLQAARDELRAQFAELAGKIFDEREQRFAESSQQRLGQLLDPLKERIQSFEKRVEESYQAEARERFSLTKELERLQQLNLRLGEEATNLTRALKGQKTQGNWGELVLERVLEHAGLEKGREYETQVSLRAPDGERFQPDVLIRLPGDKQVVVDAKVSLTAYQQFIAAEDEVIRQQALKAHVLSLRNHVKGLSGKDYRRLEGLHSLDFVLLFMPVEAAFSAALQAEPNLFQEAFERNIVIVSPTTLLATLRVIDSLWRQERQNQNAREIAERAGALYDKFVLFVQDLDEMGTRLQQLDKTYAAARNKLCEGRGNLISRAEQVKLLGARASKNLPTDWLERALSDDSPLGEEGE; this is encoded by the coding sequence CTGCTGCGCGAGCGCCTGGCCAATGCGCAACTCGCGCAGGATGGGTTGTCCGCCCAGGCCGAGGCGGATCGCGAGGCGTTCCAGCGCCTGAGCGGCCGGCACGGCGAGTTGTCGGCTGAAGTTGCCGCGCTGCGCCGCGAGGTGGAGCTGGGCAAGCAGGAACGTGAGCGCCTGGGCGCGGCGGAGCAGGATTGGCAGGCCGAACGCGCGGACAAGGAGGCCGAGCTGCGGCGCCTGTCCGCCGAACATGCAGCCTTGTCCGCCGAACTGCGTGAGCAGCAGGATAACCACCAGCAGCGCCTGGGCGATTTGCAGGCGGCGCGGGACGAGTTGCGCGCGCAGTTCGCCGAGCTGGCCGGGAAGATCTTCGACGAGCGCGAGCAGCGCTTCGCCGAGTCCAGCCAGCAGCGTCTCGGTCAACTGCTCGACCCACTCAAGGAACGCATCCAGTCCTTCGAGAAACGCGTGGAGGAGAGTTACCAGGCCGAGGCCCGCGAGCGCTTCTCGCTGACCAAGGAACTGGAGCGCCTGCAGCAGCTGAACCTGCGCCTGGGCGAGGAAGCCACCAACCTGACCCGTGCGTTGAAGGGCCAGAAGACCCAGGGCAACTGGGGCGAACTGGTGCTGGAGCGGGTGCTGGAGCATGCCGGGCTGGAGAAGGGGCGCGAGTACGAAACCCAGGTCAGCCTGCGTGCGCCGGATGGCGAGCGCTTCCAGCCCGACGTGCTGATCCGCCTGCCTGGCGACAAGCAGGTGGTGGTGGACGCCAAGGTCAGCCTGACCGCCTACCAGCAGTTCATCGCCGCCGAGGACGAGGTGATCCGCCAGCAGGCGCTCAAGGCACACGTGCTGTCCCTGCGCAACCATGTGAAGGGACTTTCCGGGAAGGATTACCGGCGCCTGGAGGGGCTGCACAGCCTCGACTTCGTGCTGCTGTTCATGCCGGTGGAAGCGGCCTTCTCGGCGGCGTTGCAGGCGGAGCCGAACCTGTTCCAGGAGGCCTTCGAGCGCAATATCGTGATCGTCAGCCCGACCACCCTGCTGGCGACCCTGCGGGTGATCGACAGCCTGTGGCGCCAGGAACGACAGAACCAGAACGCCCGCGAGATCGCCGAGCGCGCCGGGGCGCTGTACGACAAATTCGTGCTCTTCGTGCAGGACCTGGACGAGATGGGTACCCGTCTGCAGCAGTTGGACAAGACCTATGCCGCGGCGCGCAACAAGCTCTGCGAGGGGCGCGGCAACCTGATCAGCCGTGCCGAACAGGTGAAGCTGCTGGGCGCGCGAGCCAGCAAGAACCTGCCGACGGACTGGCTGGAGCGGGCGTTGAGCGATGATTCGCCTTTGGGGGAGGAAGGGGAATAA